In a single window of the Elaeis guineensis isolate ETL-2024a chromosome 6, EG11, whole genome shotgun sequence genome:
- the LOC105033259 gene encoding zinc finger protein 1, with protein sequence MAVDALETTAASTPPPTATETSDEQFPHHVEGWAKRKRSKRHHGFFDHPPTEEEYLALCLVMLARGGSGHRLPSLNPGSATATVAAAPVKEKLAYKCSVCGKAFASFQALGGHKASHRKLAGGEDSTASPAASASGSSTAAASVSGRVHQCSVCLKTFPSGQALGGHKRCHYDGSLGGGAASASASASAVAAASMSEGAGSSDKGFDLNLPAVPEFAFDAARRCVAAEEEEVQSPLAFKKPRLLIPA encoded by the coding sequence ATGGCCGTGGATGCTCTCGAGACTACCGCGGCATCAACCCCCCCTCCGACCGCTACTGAGACGAGCGACGAGCAGTTTCCTCATCATGTCGAAGGATGGGCCAAAAGGAAGCGGTCGAAGCGCCACCACGGGTTCTTCGACCACCCGCCGACCGAGGAGGAATATCTCGCTCTTTGCCTCGTCATGCTCGCCCGCGGTGGATCCGGTCAccgccttccgtctctgaatccTGGGTCGGCGACCGCAACCGTGGCCGCTGCTCCGGTGAAGGAGAAGCTTGCGTATAAGTGTTCGGTCTGTGGCAAGGCGTTTGCCTCTTTCCAGGCGCTCGGCGGGCACAAGGCCAGCCACCGAAAGCTCGCCGGTGGGGAGGATTCCACCGCCTCGCCGGCGGCGTCGGCGTCCGGTTCGTCCACGGCGGCTGCCTCTGTTAGCGGTAGGGTCCACCAGTGCTCGGTGTGCCTGAAGACGTTCCCGTCCGGGCAGGCGCTAGGGGGACACAAGAGGTGCCACTATGACGGAAGCCTCGGCGGCGGCGCCGCCTCTGCCTCTGCCTCCGCCTCCGCCGTTGCAGCGGCGTCGATGTCGGAGGGGGCAGGGTCGAGCGACAAGGGGTTCGATCTGAACCTGCCGGCGGTGCCGGAGTTTGCCTTCGATGCGGCAAGGCGGTGTGtggcggcggaggaggaggaggtgcagAGCCCTCTGGCCTTCAAGAAGCCTCGCCTCCTTATCCCGGCTTAG